A stretch of DNA from Mus musculus strain C57BL/6J chromosome 6, GRCm38.p6 C57BL/6J:
AGAgactccccctgccccctttaGTCAGTTAGTAAAGAAGAgacaggctcagtgggtaaggtgttGTGTAATTATGAGGTCCTGAGTTTTGATTCCAAGAAGCAAATAACAGAGGCAGCAGTGATGTGGGTTTTCAGCAGGTTCTTACTGTGCAACCCAGGGTGACTCCTaattccctgcctcagcctctgacttCTGGGATTATAGTCATCTGCTACCTCACACATTTACCGTGGTATTGCTCATCCTCTTGCTGTTAGACATGGGCCAGCGTATTCTCCAGAATGAAGGGTGGTTTATTACTTTGCTAGATTAGTAAAACTGGATTTTGTAAAATGTTGATTttgatgacagaaaaaaaatctttgtatgATTAGCTGCATGTAATTTTGCCTGTGAAGAAGGCCACAGTCTGAAGCTTAGGCTGTCTTAGAGCTTGCAGTGTAGCCGAGGTCGGCCTCATACTTGTGGATTCtcatgtctcagcctcctgagtgctgggatttccgcggtgtgagtcaccatgcccTGTGTAGATCTCTTTCTTCTAAATTCTCTTGAGTCCTTTGCTCTTTCACACCTCGGTTCATCGTGGCAAActttttttctcttagtttttAGTGAATTTAAACAAAtggtttaaaacattttttatttaattgtatgAGTGGTTTTGCTAGCATGTACATTTGTGCAGCACGCGCATTCAGTTTCTGGAGTCCAGAAaagaacatcagatcccctggaactagagttacagatggttgtaagctgccatatggatgctgggaaccaaaatgTGATCCTCtggctggaagagcagccggtgctcttaaccactgagccatctcttttccAGTCCCTGGCTTAGAGTGTTTAATGCTTATTCAGTATGACCTAAAATTTACACTTTTATTTGTGATGGTTCTTTAATAGTTGtatgtttaaaatgtttacacCATCagattttttaatctttcattTACTTTGTGTTGTGTGCACACTCAGTGCTGACTTGGGATCCTCTATTACCTTTTTGCAAGGTACTTTATTTAAGCCCCAGTACTTTAAAAGAAAGCGATCGTTAAAGTAGTTAAATTCTCCTATATCTATCCATAAAATATTGCTTTGTCACCATGTTGTCAGTTGGTACTGTGGTGTTTTTTACAGTGTAGATTTTTCTTCATTCATCCTTGAATTACACTTCTGAAATGCTACTGGCCCACATGGACTGCTGTAGCTGTATTCCTGGAAGCAGCAGACATGAAGTAACTGCTCCTGAGAAGGAGGATTCCAGTTTCATCCAGTCACACATTCTGGAGCATAGCCCTCTTATCTGTCCCTAGTGACTCTCTTCCATTTATCAAGTTTATTCTGGTGCCGGGACTCAAACCCGGGGCCTTAGACATGCTCAGAAGGCATTGTGCACTCAGCTATAGCCCAGCCCGGTTCTTCAGATTTTCAGATTTTGCCCGCTTCCTCTAGTATCTCCTTGCTATCTGTCAGCATTTCCCCCTCAGCATTCTCTGACAAGGATCCTTCCTTTTATCCATCTCGCAAGCACATTCTCCTCACCCCATATCATTTGATTTCATAATTTGTGACTTGCACTAATATTGGAACTATTTATTCAAGAATTGAATGTATACATGTGATTACAAATAATACcttttatactttttataattCACTATTGGTGAACTCCAGCACACTACTTTTGTGTTTCAGATTGTCAGCATTGTGGAACTAGAATCATCCATGTACACGTTGCTTTTAAAACGGTCAGAAGCACTTTTGAAACGCAGGCAAGATGAATTAAAATGCGAATCATCATATTTGCAGCAGTTATCACGTTAGTGTTTTTTTATATTCCATTATTTGTTAAGCTAAATTTTCAtggagaataaaaatatttttagttctatatttaaaaagaaaaaaaaaaagctatttacTTGAGGGGAGGTtattattgctatgaagaaacaccgtgaccaacagcaggttagggaggaaagggttgatttccTTACACTTCCGTGTCAGAGTTTATCCTCAAAAGCAGTGCGTGCGGGAGCTCAGGCACAGAAGGAACTGGGAGGTAGAGCGGATGCTGAGGCCACGCGGGTGCTGCTTGCTAGCTTGCTTTCCGTGACGTGAcgtgcttagcctgctttctaatagaaccgTGGACTgacccagggatggccccacccacaatggcctgggTGCTCCCCATGAATCATgatttaagaaaatgccctacaggcttgcatACAGACAGACCTTCTGGAGACATGGAaattctcagttgaggctctctcttctctgatgactctagcttgtttcagtttgacacagaactagccagtacaaaagcTTTTTCTATATTTCACATTAATCCTTTACCCCGCACCTGGCATTTGAAGGAGGAGTTTCAGTATACCTTGTTtaaggttaaaaataaatatgagacTCTCCAGTCACTTAAGCATTTGAGACaatttttttaagtgtatttttCTAGGtacgtgtgtgtgcctgagtagATGTAAGTGCATTATATGAGTGCAGGAGTGTTCAGACGTCCAAATGGTGTAAGTTCCCCTGGGACTGGCAATCTCTAGACACTTAGCAGCCATGTAGGTActtggaactgaaccctggtcatctgggaagacaactactgctcttaactgctgagccatcgcccAGGCTCCTTGACACAGAGTATTTATATGCCATTCAGTGAACAGAGAGTGGTTGGACATAACTCCCCAGCAGTCGAGCTCTGTAGTTGAAGGACTGCACAGATGGGTGAGCCTCAGCAGAGTTGGTAAGGAGTGACCTCTCAGCTTCCTCACGCCACACTACTGCTGCTGCACTCGTGTCTTAGCTTGGGTGCTTAGGGAATGAGGTCCCGTGTGGCTGACAAGGAAGAGTGAAGTGGCTGTCAAGCTCCCACCCACATTTGGTCAGTTGTAAAGAGTAGAGTGTGCTGAAATAAAACGGGACATGGTATAAATAAGATGTACGCAGTATAACTATCTCTAGTATAATGACTATGGGGGAAATTGGGGTAATCTGCTAGAAAAGACACCTGCTATGGTAAACGGCATACACCAGGACGGTTCATGTGCTTAGGCCAACAGCCGTGATGACTGAACACTGAGAGTTAATGGACATTGCATTGTATGGCATAACAAAATGTACATTTTGAGCACATTACTTGTtcttatacacagacacagacacacacacacttcatgaaGTTACCTGTAGCTTTAGTGATTCACCGTTTTGAGACTGTAGTACAAAGCTAATTTTGTGAATTAACAGGCAAAGATGAGACATCGGCAAATGGAAGCTTGGCTGTGGATGAAAAGGATCAACGGATTTTAGAAGAGATTGAAGCTCGGAGGTATCTGTATAAAGTGCAGACTTAACACACTGAGCACGGACTTACTACTCTTTCAGTAGAATTAGCTATGTGATAATCACCCAGCCTGGCATCCCAGTTTTCAAGAATGATGTAAGACCAAAGCTGAGTTAGTTCatctggcctccagctcagaaaCAAACTGGAGCTCAGGTGGAATTGGTGAGGTGGCCTTTGTTAGAGAATTGCTTTGAACTAGAAATCACTTGTAACAAGTGTACTCTCTTTATAGAAGTAGGAAATCTTTATATTCAGAGAATGGTCTAAGCTGAACATTAGAACCAAAGCGGCTAAAGAAGCAGTGTCCAAGAATAGTTACATAAAATGCTGTCAGTACATGATGTGTTCCATTGTAAAATACTAACATTGTTGCCTTACTTTACTTTGTTGCACAACACAGGATGCAGAGAAGACAGGCCAGGGAGCTCTCGGGCAGCTGTGACCATCAGGAAGGGATGTCTAGTGATGATGAGCTGTCTCCTGCAGAGATGACTAACTTCCACAAGTGCCAAGGTCAATTGCCAAGATTCTAACCTATTTTGAGATGTTGAAATAGTGAGGAAGGCTTTGTTGTGGCTGCCTTTAAATCCATATTACTAAGACAGGGAAATACAAGAAAGATGTAAACATTTTCTGCATAAGATTTGCTGCCCCGTCCACCCAGCAGGGGCATCCACACCTCTAATAAAccttaccaaaaaaaaagaaaaaagaaaaaaagaaaaccttggaAAAAACCTTGAGAAACAAAACGTACTTGCCAGTTAGTGAAAGTACAGACACCCAAGAGGCTTCAGGCCTCCATGCTGACTGGAGAGTTCACTGAGATGCACAGTTGGGAAGTTGACAAATGTCTGGTTTGAGGGTTTAATTTAATCAGCTTTGTGATGCTTTTACTTTGAGTTCATTATAATAAAGTGCCTTTTAAAGTAGTTCACTGACTTAGTTGTGCAAGTTACAGATGATGCCATCTAAGGAAAGCAACGCAGCCACAGTGCCCACTGTAACCCAGCAGGCAGCAACAATGCGCCCTGGGAGCAGAGCTCACAGCACTGCCTGTCCAGAGGCAGCAAGAAGTGTATGGTATTTTGGCATATATACAGGAACTCAATACACAGTAGGATTTATTACTGTTGATATTATCACTTTTGGTATTAAAgtgactttttaaataaaatgaatatatgaaataacAAAAGTTTCCAGCCCAGTTGGTTAGGTAGCAACTCGTGACTGTTGGTAAGGAAACAGGCTTAAAATGCATAACATAAAGAGACTTACTTTGTTTGCAGGTGACATTTTACAGGATTGTAAGAAAGTTTTTGAAGATGTGCATGATGATTTTTGTAACGTCCagaatattttattgaaatttcaGCAGTGGCGAGAAAAGTTTCCTGATTCCTACTATGAAGCCTTCGTTGGTTTCTGCTTACCAAAGCTTTTAAGTCCCCTGATACGAGTTCAGTTGCTTGACTGGAATCCTCTTAAGGTATCAGTGTTTCACATGTGACTGTCCTGGTCATGTCAACTGCTTTTGTGCCCTTGCTGTCAGGTTAGGTCTAAACTATCACAACCTTAGCCTGGCAGCATGGCTCAGCATATAAAGGTGCTAGCTGCCAAGGGCTATGGCCTGACTTTGGACTCTGAAACCCATGTGATACAATCCTTTGGCCTCTACACATGCCATGCCCTTCCActcccttcccccccaccccccccacccccgcaagaATGAACatcattaaaaagcaaaaacaaaaccatttacCCTTAAAGTTGTAGATAAAATTTAGAGCCTTGGAACAACTGTCCAGAAATGTACGCTAAACTGTATTACTTGGGATGATTACatgattggggggtgggggggtagacagagacagggacagacagagaaaagTTGGAGTAAAATCTAGGGCCTTCTTGTGTGCTAAACAATCATCaaaccattgagctacatccccagccatcTTGCTCGATTCTTAAGGCATAGCAGGACCAAACATCAGTAattcaaacacatttttaatattcttataaTTGTGAAAATTTCCCCAGAATTTTGTGGTATTAAGTTTGGTTAAATTTGACTTAAAAACCTGTTCTGAGGATTGTGAAGTTGGAGATGACAAACTGGAAAGAGTTGGGTAGCAGCACACTGCGGAGGAGGAGGGCTGTAAGAGAGGCCTAGGGACATGCGGGAATTTGTGGGATACACTGTCTtgaaagtggggaaaaaatgGCAGTTCAGGGTGAGCACCCTGGCCTTCAAACCTAGATTCAGGGCTGAGAGCTTACTTATGGAAGTAATAGGAAATGTGATATAGGGATGGTAATGTggcgttgtttttgttttgttttgttttgttttgttttgtttgttgagacagggtttctctgtatgcccttcctgtcctggaactcactctgtaatcaggctggcctcaaactcaagagctctgcctgcttctgcctcctgagtgctgaattaaaggtgtgcatcactaccGGTAGCCTGGTAGTAATGtggagtttttaaaatgtttcattacATATAtactgtgtggctgtgtgtacacatgcatggcacacatgtagaggtcagaggacagcatatGCGAGTTGGTTCTCTTCATTATATGAGTCTCAAGGATCCATCTTAGGTCATCAGACCTAGCAAGTGCCTGTACGCTCCGAGTCATCTCAGGGACTTGAAAGTAATGTTTTAGGAAGCCACTAAACCTAGCTGGATCCTGCATGCTATGAATGAAGCTCTCTGAGGAAAGCTCTGAGCATGAGCTTACAGAGTAAATGATGGAGCGAGCGTGTCAGCGTCTCCTCCTTGGTCTTAGCCATGTGTCTGCAGGCTTCCTAGGCCCACACCACCTTCCAGAGTAGAGCAAGGTCATCTCTTTGGAACTATTAGGGAATGCATGGGCAGCACCTGGAGTTAGCCATCCTGGATCATTCCTCTAGAAGTAGTAGCAGCCATTTGCTGTTTGCTGATTGGCTAACAAGCTAAGCCACATGCACATTACACATTTATTCCTAAGTGAAAGGACTGAAGTCAACTTTGCTTGAGGCAGATGAATGAATTTTACCAGTGAATTCCAAGTGCCTAACTCAAACACTTATTTCACTCTTGTCAGAGTGCTGCCATTGCTGGTCTCTGCATGTCCTGGCACATAGTGGACCTTTGTCACATTTTTGTTGTATGATGAATGCATGAAACACAGTTCTTAGTTATTCTGCCTCGATGCTGGGATGCCGTGCTTCCTGCCTTACCTTGGTGGCCTAGTGGGGTAAACATAGTATTAAAACATGTGATTATTCTCTTTGAGCCTTAGGGAAAGTCTAGGGATTTCGGAATAAGTTAACTtacaaaatacacacatttaAGAATGTATAACTTTTATCATCTCATCTCATAGATGGACTCCATAGGTCTAGACAAGATGCCCTGGTTCACAGCTATAACAGAGTTTATGGAGAGCAGCATGGACGATATAGGGAAGGAAGATGGTTCTGATAAAAAAATCTTGGCTGCTGTCATCAACAAAACAGTTGTTCCTCGACTTACAGGTAATCTTAATTCTGTTATAATCACAAAGAAGCTTGGAGATAACAAGGAAATACTGTATTAAAGAGCAATAAATTTCAAATTGACCTGCTTGGAACATGCTTGTTTGCACAATTGTTGGCTGTCCACAGCAGTAGTGGtagtatttgaatatttttaccataTTCCAGAGAAATGAGTTTTGAACTTGACTAAACTTTGAAGATGAATATTCATtctgatgattttctttttacCTCTCATTCTTGAGCCGACCATCCCATGGCTATTGAGCGTCGGTTCTCTGTGTTCTGAAGACAGCACTCCCAGGGTGTGCTGAAGGAGCCATTGTTGGGCACGGGAGCGGGAGAACATGAGAGTGGTTCTGGGGTTTTGACTCAGTTGCCTTTTCCTGACTTGGGAATCTGAAGGAGGTAGTTTAGAGTGGAAGTGGCGAGTGGCGCTCTGGTGGCTGTGCCAGTCACTGAGTGGGGTGGTAGATGGTTGTTGAGTATACCAGTCAGAGGAGTTCAGGCAGGAGGCAGCTGCGTGTGGGTGGTACTGAATGCCACAAAGCGATGTGAAATATTAAGGAAGTGAATGCAGgaaggaatgagaaagaaattatctcAGTCCTAAGGGCCTTTTAGCATTTAAAAGCCACAGAAGTGACAAGTACCAGCCAAGACTAGAGAGGATACCAGGAGGACAGTCAAAAGAAATTATGTCCCAAAgtcaaaaaaaatatttccagggAGAAAGGGGCCTAGTTGTGGTTGTTGATTAAAATCACCCTTTGGAGCTTACTGTACAAATGTCCTGTGGGACTTGAGAGATGCACTTGCCACTCTGTGGAAATTGAGAGGATTCCAGGAACAAACAGGAAGAAGATTAGGAGGTAGACATCTAGGCagtactttattttgttttaaaaggaaaggaaacaatgGTCAGTACTGGAGAAAGTACtagggggctggggctggaagaTAGTGCAGTGTTTAAAACTCTTGCCCTCAACAGTGAGGACCAGCGCccggatccccagaacccacataaaaacatGGTAGGCATGGTGGCTGGCATGTAATGCCAAGTGTTTGTAACATGGAGACAGGATCCCAATAGCAAGATGGCATGCCAGACTTGCAGCCATTGGCCtcaagcttcacacacacacacacacacacacacacacacacacacacacacacacacacacacgtcaacaTGCATACATAGCATGAGgacagggagaagaaggaaggagagagttcCTTCAACTGAAAGAATGAACCAGGAAAATCAACCAGCAAGCAAGCAGGCCAGGGAAGTAATTGCTGCCTAACATGGAGGCTTACTTGAATTTTGGGGATTTGGTTTGGTATAGCTTTCTTTACAGCTACATTTTAACTGCATATTACAGGAAGAGTTAGTGAGAAGGTGAATCTAGTGAGGGTTGTAGGTTAACCTGACAGGTGGAGCAAAACCCAAGGAAGAATAATTGAGGGTATGTGCAGAGGAAATGGTAAAGATAGAAATTGGAGCACATGCAAATAGTGTCATGATGAGCCATGGATTTAACCTTACCATGGAGTGGGATAGGATATGCTAAAGACTTGGTTATTTGTGCGTGATCTAGTAACTTGTGTAACCACTGAATGTGTTTCAGATTTTGTAGAGACCATTTGGGATCCCCTGTCAACCTCACAGACAAGAAGTTTAACAGTGCACTGCAGAGTGGCTTTTGAACAGTTCGCTTCTGAAAATGAAGTTAGTAAAAATAAACAGGTAATGATATCTGCAGACTTGGGGTTTAGCTCaatgacagagtgcttgcctagcatgcaagagacccgagttcaatttccagtaccacaaaagtaaataaaataatgtatgcaTGCTCAGATTCTATTGCGTGGAGATATTACCTAGAAAGTCAGAATTCAAAGAATTTAAAAGATGgggtaaaataaaatttgagtttTGTTCTTGATGTTCTAAAAATTGATATAGGTCTCTTGAGATAAATAGTACTTATGGTtaagtggaaaaagaaaaacaaaccctgcTCTTCAGGAAAACTGagatgggactaaaccaccaagatctgcctgccttgtgCTGGGATTGCtcgcatgtgccaccatgtttgGACTCCCCTTAGACACAGCTAGTACTACAATGGGTCACCactgttgggttttgttgttgctttggttttgttcttgttttactCCTTATTGATTAAATTCGTCCTCTGACCATTTCATGTGTATGTAGTACATTgcttactctcccctccccttcacatATACACCCATCTCTTgtcatcccctcctcctcccacaggTCCCTTTCTATGTTcacatctttttgttttattctgttttgctttgtcttgtgCCCATCTAATTCTAACCAGGACTGTGTATGCCCATGGATTTAGAACTATCTATTGTAGCCTATGGACTGCAGTAATTGTCCTTTCCCTGGAATGCATCAGTTGCCAGTAGTTCCTCAGGGAGGACTAGGGCCCTGTGGCCTCTCCAATCCATGACTGGCTCTTGGCAGGCCCGGTCTTGTGTGGGCAGCCTCTGCTGATCAATTCTCATGTTTGCAAGGGCTGTGCCATGACCTGAAGACAGTATTTCATATCTCTTCTCCCTGTCTTCTGCTCTTACATCCTTCCCATTCTCTCTTCCACGGCATTCCTTAAAGAGGGTGGTAGAAATGTcctatttagggctgagcatGTGAGTATCTGCATTCATCATTGTTTACTGCAAAGACAAGCTTCTCTGGTTAAGTGTGAGTATCACGTGTCTatgggtataaacataaatatctaGGCTGTAGTTTGATACCAGCTAGCTAAACCATAGTGGGGAGGTTGCCCCTAGGTCTATGATCTCCCAACCACCGGGTTTCTAGTATCAGATACTACCATCTTAGTTTATGATTCTGTACAAGTTGAATACAAGGTCACGAGTTGTATTCCAGCAGTTCCATTTCCTTGTGTATACCTATTAACTGCTCTTACACACACTGAGACTTCTGCAAGGTATTTTATAGCTTCATTAAGCACAATGAACCCTCTAATTGGAAACCATCAAATGTCTAATGAGTAGTATTCGTGCAACAAACTGCAGTACAGCAGTGAGTGATCTAGTGACAACCACATGCATCTCCTAAGTTCTCACAGTATTAAAACGTCTGGCTCTAACTGCAGACCGATTTGCACTATTAAAATTACTTGATttagttattatatttataattatggcTTGCTGATGCttttcacatttttaataggatttacTTAAATCTATTGTTGCAAGAATGAAGAAGTCAATAGAAGATGATATTTTTATTCCTCTATACCCAAAGAGGTAAGAGCTCTCCATGTTTATACTGTTTGAGATAGCTTTTCTTTTGAGGATAGTAGGGTAGGGTAAGACACAGCCTGGTGTACCTCAGGCGGTCCTCGAACTGTAGCCACCCAATGGTACTCCCAGGGTGGAAGTTGGGGGGCTTGGACAGGACTTTGAGCTTCCTGATTAtctgagtcaggaagagataagaatCCTACGAATAAAAATACGTCCCAGTAGGTTTTGTTCTGTACTCTTTTAGGTAACTAATATGTTCTCATGGTTCAGAATAGGAGTGCGGTTAAGTTATATTTAAGGCAGTCGTTTCTGAGCCTTTTGACTAAAATCAAgcatatctttaaaataataaaaaagggggggttgtttgcttttaatttatatattgtgagcatttgcctgtgtgtatgtatatgtagcatgtgagtgcctgcagaggtcagaagagagcattagctCCCCTGAAGACGgaactacaggcagttgtgagccactgtgtgggtgcttggaactaaAATCTACATCCTCTGCAGAAacagcaagtgtttttaaccaTCGGACTATTTCTCCGGTCCCTAAAATGAGGTTTATTTACTCTTAGACTTCTGAGTGTAGTAGATTTTTGCCATTCATCTTATCTCTGCTGTGACCTTATCACCCCCTCCGTGTATAGCAGGTGAAGTATATTATAAGCAGGTACAAGCAGTTTTGTACCTTTTTCACTTAGTAGATAGTTGAAGTCATTTCATATCCTTATGTAAGTAAGtttcttcactttttaaaagttcctcAATAGGcattgtcttggttagggtttctattgcttcaacAGAACACCATAACTAAAAagtaacttaggcaggaaagggtttatttggcttaagctTTCATATTTCTGTTTCTCATCGAcggaggtcaggacaggaacctggaggcaggagctgatgcagaggccatggagggatactgCATACCGGCTTGCTCCACCTGCTTACTTATAaaagccaggaccaccagcccaggggatagcaccacccacagtgggctgggcctttctCCACTAATCActtattgagaaaataccttacagctggatctcgtggaggcatttcttcaactgaagttccttcctCTCTGTTGCCTCTAGCTtatgttaagttgacacacaaaaccagccagtactggCATGTTGGTATCCTGTAACTGACCAGCACATGAGTGGTAATCTCTTACTAGCAATAAGATTATAAGCAAACTGTGCAAAGGCAATCATATCTACAAAACTCACTTGCAGAAACCCACTGTTGGCTGACTGTGGATGCATTTGTAATTCTTGGTAGATACCATCAGAGTGCCTTGATTCATTTTTCATTGAGACTGTTTAGTTGcttaattcaaacaaacaaataacagggACCTGGAGAGATCACGGGTGGCTTAGAGTGTCcagtgctctcccagaggactagAGTTTGATTCTCTGCACCTCGGTTGGACAGCTCacggccatctgtaactccaactccatggTCACCCATGGCCTCTTCCAGCCTGTGCAGccactgcactcatgtgtacaaaccacacagagatatacaaatgtacacagaattcaaaacaaaaacaaacaagagtccTACTGTTGAGGCTTTATTCTGAGAGAATAATGGTCCTGTgtattccctcccctccctctccccatttcttcctccttcctcaccGGTCTCACATTAGctctgaagaaggaaaaatgTCACCACACTCCAAGTTCCAAGAAAGACAGTTCTGGGGAGCTCTAAAGGTAAGCAGAGTACTGTTCTTTAAATGTGTCTATATTAATCTTTGCAGCTAAATAATATTGTTGAACCACTCCACTCTGCCACTACAGCACAAAACACTCACAGGCTATCAGTATGCAAGCAAATGAACTGTGTTTGGATAAACTTTGCTTAACAACACCAAAATTTGAATATCACATAATTttcacaggacagccagggctacacagagaaaccctgtctcaaaacaaacaaacaaacaaacacacaaacaaattctATATTGAATTTGTTGTGTTgcgttgtttgagacagtctcactacatagccctgactgtcctggcacTTGCTATGGAGACTAGACTGATCTTACACTCCATGGTatgccttcctgcctctgcctcctgtgcactggaattaaaggtgtatgccacctgtagtctgttttgttttttaatattttgaaatgtcctttaaaaatgtaaaagctgTTCTTGTCTCATGGACACTCCAGCTAAATTTAATTTCGGTGACCTGATGGTCAAAAAGCTACAGTTAAGACAAATCCAGGCCGGTGGAGGTAGATATAAGGAGGTCGGTTGTTTAAGGACTCCACAGTGACTCACTACAGGTGAGGAACACAAGTCTGTCACAGCCAAGTGCCAGATGCTGGCACTGTGTGCCTGTGTTCGTCTTAGCTTTTgtaggagatggagggagggagcttGGAGAGACCGTGAAGTCTGTGTTGGATATAGCAAACTGCACACAACTGTGGAGATGGAATGAATCCAAGAACTAAACTGTGATTTAAATGCCAAGATAAAGGGTCCCAGGGTACTGAAATGTCCATCATGTTTGAGAATACAAGGACGTAAATGTCCTTAGCAGGAGCAGTTTCAGTGCAGTGAGTGTACGTGTGTCATGGCCAAGTCAGGAAGATGCTTTCCCCGGACAGGCAGGCAGGTCAGCGACAGTGAAGAGTAGTGTGTGTCAGTCTCCATTCAGAATACTAAGGGAAGACTCAGAATTCAGCCTTCCAAATAAAACCAGTATTTACTCGTAGATCTCACTACAGGGCACTTCATCCCCTTTATCAGCAGACTTGTGCCTTGTTCTGTTTTACACATCAGCAGTGAGGTTTCTGGCATTGCCTGGCTTCCCACACATGGGTACCAGCCTTGACAGTGCTTTCTGGTCCTGGCAACCACAGTCTTACACTTAGTGGGCCAGACAATAGGGAGGATGGGTTACAGTGGGGCGCTGATCTGGAGAGGCTCCGGTGGAGTTCCATGGGGCATGTTGCCGTTGGTTACCCTAGAGTGGAAATAGGATGAGCACATGCATGGAGGCGAGAGTCGGGTATTCTCTTGGGGAATTTTTTCTCTTCCAAAGCTGACATGTACAACAAGGCCAGCTAGTAGTGAGAGTCGGGGAGCTCGACCAGTTCTTTATGTCCCACTATAGCTGCTAGGGAGGACACACATGATTACTTGGTGTTTTCTTTTAGCTCTTCCGAAATATTCTTCTTTGGAATGGCCTTCTCCCAGATGACACCTTGCAAGATCTGGGACTGGGGAAGCTGCTGAATCGCTACCTTATCATCTCTCTTACTAATGCCGTCCCTGGACCAGATGTGGTTAAAAAGTGCAGCCAGGT
This window harbors:
- the Gcfc2 gene encoding GC-rich sequence DNA-binding factor 2 isoform X1 — encoded protein: MAEETSIRSEESSEESQEDENQDIWEQQQMRKAVRIPAGQNTDLSHSSKSQTLKKFDTSISFPPVNLEIIKKQLNNRLTLLQESHRSHQREYEKYEQDIKSSKTAIQNLESASDHAQNYRFYRGMKSYVENIIDCLNEKIVSIVELESSMYTLLLKRSEALLKRRQDELKCESSYLQQLSRKDETSANGSLAVDEKDQRILEEIEARRMQRRQARELSGSCDHQEGMSSDDELSPAEMTNFHKCQGDILQDCKKVFEDVHDDFCNVQNILLKFQQWREKFPDSYYEAFVGFCLPKLLSPLIRVQLLDWNPLKMDSIGLDKMPWFTAITEFMESSMDDIGKEDGSDKKILAAVINKTVVPRLTDFVETIWDPLSTSQTRSLTVHCRVAFEQFASENEVSKNKQDLLKSIVARMKKSIEDDIFIPLYPKSSEEGKMSPHSKFQERQFWGALKLFRNILLWNGLLPDDTLQDLGLGKLLNRYLIISLTNAVPGPDVVKKCSQIAACLPERWFENSAMRTSIPQLENFIKFLLQSAQKLSSSEFRNEVSEIILILVKVKALTQAESLREERPLEPLPAQSTGV
- the Gcfc2 gene encoding GC-rich sequence DNA-binding factor 2 isoform X2 translates to MAQTEPPWKTECQRGTAFIQLDSGQGQNTDLSHSSKSQTLKKFDTSISFPPVNLEIIKKQLNNRLTLLQESHRSHQREYEKYEQDIKSSKTAIQNLESASDHAQNYRFYRGMKSYVENIIDCLNEKIVSIVELESSMYTLLLKRSEALLKRRQDELKCESSYLQQLSRKDETSANGSLAVDEKDQRILEEIEARRMQRRQARELSGSCDHQEGMSSDDELSPAEMTNFHKCQGDILQDCKKVFEDVHDDFCNVQNILLKFQQWREKFPDSYYEAFVGFCLPKLLSPLIRVQLLDWNPLKMDSIGLDKMPWFTAITEFMESSMDDIGKEDGSDKKILAAVINKTVVPRLTDFVETIWDPLSTSQTRSLTVHCRVAFEQFASENEVSKNKQDLLKSIVARMKKSIEDDIFIPLYPKSSEEGKMSPHSKFQERQFWGALKLFRNILLWNGLLPDDTLQDLGLGKLLNRYLIISLTNAVPGPDVVKKCSQIAACLPERWFENSAMRTSIPQLENFIKFLLQSAQKLSSSEFRNEVSEIILILVKVKALTQAESLREERPLEPLPAQSTGV